Proteins from a genomic interval of Neotabrizicola shimadae:
- a CDS encoding multicopper oxidase family protein yields the protein MSPFSRRGFLAASAATAASLMLPARVRAQSGRMSLTATTRSIDVRGKAATVWGLLDGAGRSGLVLDPGQAFAVDLANTLAEPTIIHWHGQIPPNAQDGVPDLPMPVLQPGENRAYDFAARPGTHWMHAHIPAHEMMLLAAPLVVRRPEDVAADRQEVTLFLHDFSFKPPAEVLAEITGGASMAGMDHGQMGQGGMDHSGMDMGAMGQGDMMAMPGMDGMAMDLNDYNFDAYLANDRTLDDPEVVQVDKGGRILVRVINAAAATVFWIDTGALPGRLVAVDGEPVRPLPGNRFGVAMGQRLDIELDVPGEGGAFPILALREGAKERTGVILATPGAAVTRIAEMSEADHPAFSGDLAQEGALRAVSPLPERAPASQPMLMLGGTMMPYVWTINGQTWGSHVPVTAKSGDRVEIMFHNMSMMAHPMHLHGHAESVALALRPGQVVLARSCGGLCDGAS from the coding sequence ATGTCGCCCTTTTCTCGCCGCGGCTTTCTGGCCGCTTCTGCGGCCACGGCCGCCTCGCTGATGCTTCCCGCTCGGGTCCGGGCCCAGTCCGGTCGAATGTCGCTGACCGCCACCACCCGCTCCATCGACGTGCGGGGCAAGGCCGCAACCGTGTGGGGGCTTCTGGATGGCGCCGGCCGGTCCGGCCTTGTCCTCGATCCGGGCCAGGCTTTCGCGGTCGATCTGGCAAACACTTTGGCCGAGCCGACGATCATTCATTGGCACGGGCAGATTCCGCCCAATGCGCAGGACGGCGTGCCCGACCTGCCGATGCCGGTCCTCCAACCCGGCGAAAACCGCGCCTACGATTTCGCCGCGCGACCGGGTACGCACTGGATGCACGCCCACATCCCGGCGCACGAGATGATGCTGCTTGCAGCACCCCTGGTCGTGCGGCGGCCCGAGGACGTTGCTGCCGACCGGCAGGAAGTGACGCTGTTCCTGCACGACTTTTCCTTCAAGCCACCTGCCGAGGTGCTGGCCGAGATCACCGGCGGCGCGTCGATGGCCGGGATGGATCATGGCCAGATGGGGCAGGGCGGCATGGACCATTCCGGAATGGACATGGGTGCCATGGGTCAGGGGGACATGATGGCGATGCCGGGGATGGATGGCATGGCGATGGACCTGAACGACTACAACTTCGACGCCTATCTTGCCAATGATCGCACGCTGGACGACCCCGAAGTGGTTCAGGTCGACAAAGGTGGGCGCATCCTTGTCCGCGTCATCAACGCTGCGGCCGCCACCGTGTTTTGGATCGACACTGGCGCGCTGCCGGGACGGCTAGTCGCGGTGGACGGCGAGCCGGTCCGACCTTTGCCCGGCAACCGCTTTGGCGTCGCAATGGGCCAGCGGCTGGATATCGAACTGGACGTGCCGGGCGAGGGCGGGGCCTTCCCGATCCTTGCCCTGCGCGAAGGTGCCAAGGAAAGGACGGGTGTCATCCTCGCCACGCCGGGGGCGGCGGTGACTAGGATCGCCGAGATGTCGGAGGCCGACCATCCCGCCTTCAGCGGCGATCTGGCGCAGGAGGGTGCTCTACGCGCCGTCAGCCCGCTGCCCGAACGCGCGCCAGCTTCGCAGCCGATGCTGATGCTGGGCGGCACCATGATGCCCTATGTCTGGACGATCAACGGCCAGACTTGGGGGTCCCATGTGCCGGTGACTGCGAAATCCGGCGACCGAGTCGAGATCATGTTCCACAACATGTCGATGATGGCGCATCCGATGCACCTGCACGGCCACGCCGAGTCTGTTGCATTAGCGCTGCGTCCCGGGCAAGTGGTTTTGGCGAGAAGTTGTGGAGGATTGTGTGATGGCGCGTCGTGA
- a CDS encoding IS6 family transposase produces MARRDPFRGHRFPKDVILLAVRWYCRYPLSYRDVRDMLAERGIMVDAASIYRWVRKFGPEIRKRALSRHRSWRGLTWHVDETYIRVNGRWCYLWRAVDQFGQLIDFRLTARRDAKAARAFLRQARETVRLYQPLTIITDKAPTYAKVIAEINDRLGPEDAIRHLTRKHLNNRIESDHAALKRLLRPMRGFRDLASAKATLKGIETFRAIRKAEFEAATKGVANEIAFTADLFQDAA; encoded by the coding sequence ATGGCGCGTCGTGATCCGTTCCGGGGGCACCGGTTTCCGAAGGACGTGATCCTACTGGCGGTGCGCTGGTACTGCCGCTACCCGCTGTCCTACCGCGACGTGCGCGACATGCTGGCCGAACGGGGGATCATGGTGGATGCGGCCTCGATCTATCGCTGGGTGCGCAAGTTTGGGCCCGAGATCCGCAAGCGCGCCCTGAGCCGCCATCGCTCCTGGCGCGGCCTGACTTGGCACGTGGACGAGACCTACATCAGGGTGAACGGCCGCTGGTGCTATCTCTGGCGCGCGGTCGACCAATTCGGGCAGCTCATCGACTTCCGCCTTACAGCGCGGCGGGATGCCAAGGCTGCCAGAGCGTTCTTGCGTCAGGCAAGGGAGACGGTGCGGCTCTATCAGCCCCTGACGATCATCACCGACAAGGCACCGACCTATGCCAAGGTGATCGCCGAGATCAATGACCGTCTGGGGCCGGAGGATGCCATCCGTCACTTGACGCGGAAGCATCTGAACAATCGCATCGAGAGTGATCATGCCGCCCTCAAGCGGCTGCTCCGTCCGATGCGCGGTTTCCGAGACCTCGCTTCCGCCAAAGCCACGCTCAAGGGCATTGAGACCTTCCGCGCGATCAGAAAGGCAGAGTTCGAAGCAGCCACCAAGGGCGTCGCCAACGAAATCGCCTTCACTGCCGACCTGTTCCAAGACGCCGCGTGA